TGTGCACGAGCTGAAGAAGCTTAGCAAAGAAAAGGAACTCATTCTAAATTCAGCAGGAGATGGGATTTTCGGGCTATGCCTTGAAGGAAACATTACCTTTAGCAACCCAGCTGGGGCGGCAATGCTAGGCTATGAAAACAAAGAGGAACTGATTGGAAAGTCATACAAATCGATTTTTAAAAACAACGTAGACCTGGAAAATGTAATGAATAAACAAAGTTTTGCTCTTTTCATGGAAAAAAGCAAGCACAAACATGAAGCGGACGAACAATTTTTTAGAAAAAACGGGACAAGCTTTCCGGTAGAATATGTCATCTCATTGATTAAAGATGGGGAGGACACGACGGGTTATGTCGTGACGTTCAGGGATATTACATTAAGAAAGCAGTTAGAAGAAAAAATTAAATACCATGCATACCATGATAGTTTAACCGATCTTCCCAACAGGCTGCTGTTTCACAACCGGCTGGAGCATGCGCTGTCGTATGCGCATTTTCACAATAAGAAATTGGCGGTCATGTTTTTAGATTTGGATCGCTTTAAACAGATTAATGATACATTTGGCCACAGCTACGGAGATCGGCTGTTAAGACAAGTGGCTGATCGGTTGAAGCAATGTATGCCAAAGGGCGTAACAGTGTCAAGGCAAGGCGGCGATGAATTCACGATTATTATGCCCGATATTCACAGTTCTCAAGACGCGGTAAATTTGGCTTTGAAAATCCTCCACTCATTTGACGAGCCTTTTCTATTAAAACAAAACGAAGTATTTGTTAAGACGAGTATTGGAATTAGTATGTACCCACATGACGGAAGCAGTGTTGATTCTTTAGTGAAAAATGCCGATACTGCGATGTATAAAGCGAAAGAATTGGCAGGCAATAACTATTGTTTTTATACTCGAGAAATGAATAATCGAACAATCGAAAATGTACAGCTTGAAAACGACCTTTATAAAGCGCTTGAGAGAGAAGAATTTGAAATTTACTTTCAGCCGCAAGTCGATTATAAAGAAATGAAATTGTTTGGTGTGGAGGCATTGCTTCGTTGGAATCACCGGAAAAAAGGGATGATTTCACCCGAAGAATTTATTCCGCTTGCCGAAGAAACAGGATTAATTATACCGATTGGCGAGTGGATGCTTAAAAACGCTTGTAAACAAGTGAAGAATTGGCATGATGACGGATTCGGGGAGTTCAAAGTAGCGGTTAACTTATCGGCGCTCCAGTTTGAACAGAGAAATTTTGTCAAGGTTGTTCAAAGCATTTTGGACGAAACCAAATTGCCGCCAAGACTTCTTGGCTTTGAACTGACAGAAAATCTTATTATAAAAAACAAATCGTTAACTTATACAACGATACAGCAATTAATTGCTCTCGGAATTACGATATCCATTGATGATTTTGGCAAAGGCTATTCTTCATTAGGCTATTTAAAAAACTTTCCAATTGATACGCTGAAAATTGATAAATCTTTTATACGCGATGTAGAAGAAGATACTGACAGCAGTGCAATCTTAGCGACAATCATCCATTTAGGCCAAAACTTAAAGCTTAATGTCATTGGGGAAGGCGTCGAAACAATGGAGGAAGCGAATTTTCTTTTATCAAAAGGATGCCATTACATGCAAGGCTATCTGTTTAGTCCGCCTTTAAGTATAGAGGAATTTGAAAAGTCGTTTTTACAAAAGGATAAAGGCTTATTCAAAATTACGAAATAAAGGGGATGTATGAAATGAAAGCAGTAAGAGCTGTTATTGATTATTTGAAGCTTGGGGGCGTGCAATACATTTTCGGTATTCCCGCCGGTTCTGTTAACGCATTTTTTGATGAGCTTTACGATGTAAATGAAATGACCCCAATCGTGACAAAGCATGAAGGAGCGGCATCGTATATGGCGGCTTCCTATGCAAAGTATACAAATGGGCTAAGCGTTTGCATTGGGAGCAGCGGGCCGGGAGGAACGAACTTTATTACCGGCGCAGCCAATGCCATGAGAGAACACTTGCCAATCTTGTTTCTAACAGGAGGAGTCCCGGTTGGTACACGAGGATTAAATGCCTCGCAAGAACTGGATGTAGAGCCGGTATACCGCCCGGTAACGAAGTATAGCGTTACCGTATCGAACGCTCACGAGTTGCTTGAAGAGGTAGCAAAAGCAACAGAAATTGCATTATCAGGAGTTCCAGGGCCTGTGCATGTCGCGATGCCGATTGATGTACAACTCACTGAAATGGAGCCGGTGCCTATCCCGCCTTTTCCAATTAGGCGGCCAGTCGAGCCGGATAAAGACACGATAAGAAAAGTAGCAGTTGAAATTGCAAACAAAGAGAGTGGATGCCTCTTTGTTGGACAAGGAATAAGAGGCTCCGCCCAGCAAGTGATTGAATTGGCTGAACTATTGGACTGGCCCATCGTCAAAACCCCACAAGCGAAAGGGTTAATAAAAGATGATCACCCACTGCTTCTCGGCGTTTTTGGGTTCGCAGGAAATGAGAACGCCTCGGCGTTTATCAATGACAACAAAGCGGATGCAATTTTGCTCATCGGGACAAGCTTGGGTGAAACAGCGACAAGCAATTACAATCAAAATATTGTCAAGGATCGCTATGCTGTCCAATTCGATTTTGATGAAACGGTATTTCATCGCAAATATGAAGTGGATGAGCCGATTTTAGGAGATATTTCGATAAGCTTGTCTTGGCTTATTGAGGAATTGAAGTTGCTCGGATTTACGAGAAAAAGCTATGGAAAGAAGCAAGGCATTGCCAATGCAAGCAGAAATGAATACAATACACAAAATGTACTGCTTGAATTACAGGATGCACTTCCTTCATCGACACGCTATACCGTCGATATTGGGGAATTTATGTCATATGTTATCCATTACATGGACGTTGTTGAATCAGATACATTTGACATTAATGTCCACTTCGGCGCAATGGGGAGCGGAATTGGTTCAGCGATTGGCGCAAAGCTTGCAGAACCAAACCGCCCTGTCGTCAGCATTACAGGGGACGGTTGTTTCTTCATGCATGGGATGGAAGTATTGACAGCAAAAGAATATGGGCTTCCCATTTTGTTTGTTGTTATGAATAATTCAAGGCTAGGCATGGTTTATCACGGGCATTCACTGCAATACAACCGTACACATTCACGTTTTGAGCAGCAGCCAATCAATCTGTCTGCGATGGCGGAGGCAATGGATATCCCTTCCGTACGAATTGAAAAAATGGAAGATTTTCACGAATATCCTGTGATAAATCTATTAAACAACTTACACGGCCCGGCAATTTTAGAAATTGACTTAGTTGACAACAACGTTCCGCCAATGGGTGATCGCGTGAAATTTCTATCTTCGTTTGGAAAGTAAAAACAAGGGATAACTGCTCAATTTGAGAGGTTATCCCTTGTTTTTGGTTTGTTTTAAACGGATTGGCTGTATCGCTTTTCGATCTGCTGCTGAAGCGCAGTGTCTTCGAGATAGTCATTATACGCCATTTGTTTATCAATTAGCCCGTTCGGCGTAATTTCAATAATACGATTTGCGATCGATTGGATAAACTGATGATCATGGGAAGCAAAGATGATGCAGCCTTTAAATTTAATTAGCCCATTGTTTAAAGCTGTAATTGATTCCAAGTCGAGATGGTTTGTCGGTTCATCAAGCAAAAGGA
This portion of the Pueribacillus theae genome encodes:
- a CDS encoding thiamine pyrophosphate-binding protein, whose translation is MKAVRAVIDYLKLGGVQYIFGIPAGSVNAFFDELYDVNEMTPIVTKHEGAASYMAASYAKYTNGLSVCIGSSGPGGTNFITGAANAMREHLPILFLTGGVPVGTRGLNASQELDVEPVYRPVTKYSVTVSNAHELLEEVAKATEIALSGVPGPVHVAMPIDVQLTEMEPVPIPPFPIRRPVEPDKDTIRKVAVEIANKESGCLFVGQGIRGSAQQVIELAELLDWPIVKTPQAKGLIKDDHPLLLGVFGFAGNENASAFINDNKADAILLIGTSLGETATSNYNQNIVKDRYAVQFDFDETVFHRKYEVDEPILGDISISLSWLIEELKLLGFTRKSYGKKQGIANASRNEYNTQNVLLELQDALPSSTRYTVDIGEFMSYVIHYMDVVESDTFDINVHFGAMGSGIGSAIGAKLAEPNRPVVSITGDGCFFMHGMEVLTAKEYGLPILFVVMNNSRLGMVYHGHSLQYNRTHSRFEQQPINLSAMAEAMDIPSVRIEKMEDFHEYPVINLLNNLHGPAILEIDLVDNNVPPMGDRVKFLSSFGK
- a CDS encoding bifunctional diguanylate cyclase/phosphodiesterase → MREEQTRYSRLANLTKLINTKFDLRQVLEHVVIAISEEIVQCDSVGIYLPQEDGTFRGYVGKPEVINGMTLDMHIVDPKVDRLAKEVIETKKAIYIPDTSVDNRPDKRAVESFKIKSLFALPIFYEEELYGLVYLFDYGISMNLSKSEIQSAEAYVNMAAVAIRNTKEFERKEALIQEKQLLLNATRDLSLCSTMQEALDRAFSYIAKVLHNGNIGVHLLDPVAESNFSPAKLSKESDWTEEDWKKTHSKVRVNHQEDLLFKEVIRTKEAILVPDVSVDPRPSQDACRRFGIKGLFMLPLVAMGEVLGIIAVVNLEKAGHVYTRAEMQLAESIVNATASTLSNLLRLEKQDLIIRERTLALTEKNKELEEAVHELKKLSKEKELILNSAGDGIFGLCLEGNITFSNPAGAAMLGYENKEELIGKSYKSIFKNNVDLENVMNKQSFALFMEKSKHKHEADEQFFRKNGTSFPVEYVISLIKDGEDTTGYVVTFRDITLRKQLEEKIKYHAYHDSLTDLPNRLLFHNRLEHALSYAHFHNKKLAVMFLDLDRFKQINDTFGHSYGDRLLRQVADRLKQCMPKGVTVSRQGGDEFTIIMPDIHSSQDAVNLALKILHSFDEPFLLKQNEVFVKTSIGISMYPHDGSSVDSLVKNADTAMYKAKELAGNNYCFYTREMNNRTIENVQLENDLYKALEREEFEIYFQPQVDYKEMKLFGVEALLRWNHRKKGMISPEEFIPLAEETGLIIPIGEWMLKNACKQVKNWHDDGFGEFKVAVNLSALQFEQRNFVKVVQSILDETKLPPRLLGFELTENLIIKNKSLTYTTIQQLIALGITISIDDFGKGYSSLGYLKNFPIDTLKIDKSFIRDVEEDTDSSAILATIIHLGQNLKLNVIGEGVETMEEANFLLSKGCHYMQGYLFSPPLSIEEFEKSFLQKDKGLFKITK